One region of Nitrospirota bacterium genomic DNA includes:
- a CDS encoding DUF72 domain-containing protein — MSIYIGTSGYNYRHWADGVFYPSGLPQRKWLEFYTEYFNTVELNVTFYRLPSDKVFTGWYKRTPADFRFAVKGSRFITHIKRLKDASDALKIFFERVVNLKEKLSVILWQLSPAFKADTERLGEFIKMLREFHVRNVFEFREESWFSAEIFDLLRENNISFCMADYPDFGVKVPPTADFVYIRRHGEGGSYATSYSNKALKRAASDIKRWSKEGKDVYIYFNNDAFGYAVKNAMELKKML, encoded by the coding sequence ATGTCTATTTATATCGGAACAAGTGGTTATAATTACAGGCACTGGGCTGATGGTGTCTTTTACCCTTCAGGTCTACCACAGAGGAAATGGCTCGAATTCTATACAGAATATTTTAATACCGTAGAACTTAATGTGACATTTTACAGGCTTCCATCAGATAAGGTATTCACAGGCTGGTATAAGAGGACACCAGCAGATTTCAGATTCGCAGTGAAAGGTAGCAGGTTTATAACACATATAAAGAGGCTAAAAGATGCATCTGATGCCCTGAAGATATTTTTTGAGAGAGTAGTAAACCTCAAGGAAAAACTCTCTGTTATATTATGGCAGCTGTCCCCGGCTTTTAAGGCAGATACAGAAAGGCTTGGAGAATTTATAAAGATGTTAAGAGAATTCCATGTGAGAAATGTATTTGAGTTCAGGGAGGAGAGTTGGTTTTCAGCGGAGATATTCGATCTGCTGAGAGAAAACAATATCTCCTTCTGTATGGCTGATTATCCTGATTTTGGTGTAAAGGTTCCTCCAACCGCAGATTTTGTTTATATAAGAAGACACGGAGAAGGTGGCAGTTACGCAACATCTTACAGCAATAAAGCATTGAAAAGGGCTGCATCGGATATAAAAAGGTGGTCAAAAGAAGGCAAGGATGTCTATATCTATTTTAATAACGATGCCTTCGGGTATGCGGTAAAGAATGCGATGGAACTTAAAAAGATGCTCTAA
- a CDS encoding DUF6504 family protein, which produces MPDEKIKVISYSGYRGDESPKVFILHGERIKVMEILKMWTEERTESRERKRFFKVKGSDGYEYIIYYDEKVMEWYLSI; this is translated from the coding sequence ATGCCAGATGAAAAGATAAAAGTAATTTCTTACTCTGGTTATCGGGGTGATGAATCTCCAAAGGTATTTATCCTGCATGGAGAGCGTATCAAGGTTATGGAGATTTTAAAGATGTGGACCGAGGAAAGAACAGAGAGCAGGGAAAGGAAAAGGTTTTTCAAAGTAAAAGGAAGCGATGGCTATGAATACATAATTTATTACGATGAGAAGGTGATGGAGTGGTATCTTTCCATTTGA
- a CDS encoding anthranilate synthase component I family protein, whose protein sequence is MTSILPSKNEFLRAVRKGKIFPVYTEIAFEEPATVFEKIHAEGHSFLLESVKGIKKIGRYSFLGAEPYLIFRNKGRDTEIIWKGKRILTSSPPLKKLRELMNDYFLERVDGLPPFLCGAVGFIGYDFVHNFERLPQTALDDLNLPDAYFIFVDCIVAFDHYDKKGWIIASPLARKQEFNYDNITGIDWEEYYEESSIRIERLKEKVQGSKIQGSGVRGQGSEKIMNIEINYHMKKEQYMNIVRRTKEYIADGDIFQANLSQRLSAETGDTDAWSLYRILRSINPSPFAAFLDFGECTIVSSSPERLLKVEERTVETRPIAGTRPRGLDDNGDRRMRAELLMNEKERAEHIMLIDLERNDLGRVCDYGSIEVDELMITEDYSHVIHIVSNIKGRLAEGKDCFDVIRAAFPGGTITGVPKVRCMEIIDELEPVTRGPYTGSIGYISFTGDMDLNIIIRTFVIKDGVAYVHAGAGIVADSDPEREYYETLYKAEALIKTIEKVRIKE, encoded by the coding sequence ATGACATCTATTCTTCCATCTAAAAATGAATTCCTCAGGGCTGTAAGAAAAGGAAAGATATTTCCTGTTTACACTGAAATAGCCTTTGAAGAGCCAGCCACTGTATTTGAGAAAATCCATGCAGAGGGTCATTCATTCCTCCTTGAAAGTGTAAAGGGGATTAAAAAGATCGGAAGGTATTCGTTTCTCGGCGCAGAACCATACCTTATATTCAGAAATAAAGGGCGTGATACAGAGATAATATGGAAGGGGAAAAGAATTCTTACATCGAGTCCACCACTCAAAAAACTCAGGGAGTTAATGAATGATTATTTTTTAGAGCGTGTTGATGGACTTCCACCTTTTCTATGTGGTGCGGTTGGCTTTATTGGATATGACTTTGTTCATAACTTTGAGAGGCTTCCACAAACTGCACTTGATGACCTGAATCTTCCAGACGCATATTTCATCTTTGTTGATTGCATTGTTGCATTTGATCATTATGATAAAAAGGGCTGGATTATTGCAAGTCCATTAGCAAGAAAACAGGAATTTAACTATGATAATATCACAGGTATTGACTGGGAGGAATATTATGAGGAATCGAGCATACGGATAGAAAGACTCAAAGAGAAAGTTCAAGGTTCAAAAATACAGGGGTCAGGGGTCAGGGGTCAGGGGTCAGAGAAAATTATGAATATAGAGATAAACTATCACATGAAAAAAGAACAATATATGAATATAGTCAGGAGGACAAAGGAATATATTGCCGATGGAGATATTTTCCAAGCAAACCTTTCGCAGAGGTTGTCTGCTGAAACAGGGGATACAGATGCCTGGTCGCTTTACAGGATACTGCGGTCAATCAATCCATCACCTTTTGCAGCATTTCTTGATTTTGGTGAATGTACGATTGTAAGTTCATCCCCTGAAAGATTATTGAAGGTTGAGGAAAGAACGGTTGAGACCCGACCCATTGCAGGGACAAGACCAAGAGGTTTAGATGACAATGGTGATAGAAGAATGAGGGCAGAGCTTCTCATGAATGAAAAGGAAAGGGCTGAGCATATAATGCTTATTGATTTAGAGAGAAACGACCTTGGCAGAGTATGCGATTATGGGAGTATTGAAGTGGATGAATTGATGATTACGGAAGATTACTCCCATGTAATCCATATCGTCTCGAACATAAAGGGAAGACTTGCAGAGGGGAAGGATTGCTTTGATGTGATAAGGGCAGCATTTCCAGGAGGCACAATCACAGGTGTCCCAAAGGTAAGATGCATGGAGATAATTGATGAATTAGAACCAGTAACTAGAGGTCCGTATACAGGTTCAATCGGGTATATAAGCTTTACAGGCGATATGGATCTCAATATTATTATAAGAACATTTGTAATAAAGGACGGAGTTGCCTATGTTCACGCCGGTGCCGGGATAGTAGCAGACTCAGATCCAGAGAGGGAATACTATGAGACCCTTTACAAGGCAGAGGCATTGATAAAGACGATAGAGAAAGTCAGGATTAAGGAGTAA
- a CDS encoding DUF4160 domain-containing protein — MPTILKIGKFRFFFSNEGDEPMHIPVESDDNYAKFWLEPVQITKSVGYSAKEVNEL, encoded by the coding sequence ATGCCAACAATTTTGAAGATTGGAAAATTTAGGTTTTTCTTCAGCAATGAAGGCGACGAACCTATGCATATTCCTGTTGAATCGGATGACAATTATGCAAAGTTCTGGCTTGAACCTGTGCAGATTACAAAATCCGTAGGGTATAGTGCAAAAGAAGTGAACGAATTATAG
- a CDS encoding ACT domain-containing protein, with translation MAKAKKSKQLNLIMPNKVGLLSEISKVISDAKVNINAICAYEMEDKAYFMLITDSNTKAKKALGKFGAEIKEEDIIAVEMPNKPGEMKKVADKIAAAGININYLYGTAGAGKTAICVLKTVNDKKAIQVINK, from the coding sequence ATGGCAAAGGCAAAAAAATCAAAACAGCTGAATCTTATCATGCCAAACAAGGTCGGATTACTCTCAGAGATCAGTAAAGTTATATCAGATGCAAAGGTTAATATCAATGCTATTTGCGCCTATGAGATGGAAGATAAGGCATATTTTATGCTGATTACAGACAGCAACACAAAGGCAAAGAAGGCGCTTGGCAAATTCGGTGCTGAGATCAAAGAAGAGGATATAATTGCAGTGGAGATGCCGAACAAGCCTGGAGAGATGAAGAAAGTGGCTGATAAGATTGCTGCGGCCGGTATTAATATCAACTATCTCTATGGAACTGCTGGTGCGGGCAAGACTGCGATATGTGTGCTTAAAACAGTAAATGATAAAAAGGCAATTCAGGTAATTAACAAATAA
- the pyrF gene encoding orotidine-5'-phosphate decarboxylase yields MRSEKNELKPEDRLIVALDVESNEDATRLVGSLREYVNIFKIGHQLFTVEGPRVIEMIHKKGCRVFLDLKYHDIPNTVAKAGAVATRMGVFMFNLHTLGGTEMMQRCKDAVVETSLKLGTQRPLVTGVTILTSIEQETLNELGMPLSVKEQVKHLSAMAYRAGLDGVVASPQEVRMIKDYLGEGFLVVTPGIRTGNLQLKRGNAVDDQKRVMSVRDAIDAGADYIVVGRPIIEADDPVEATKKILKEILHPSSSF; encoded by the coding sequence GTGAGAAGTGAAAAGAATGAGTTAAAGCCGGAAGATCGACTTATCGTTGCTCTGGATGTTGAAAGTAATGAAGATGCCACAAGACTTGTAGGATCGCTCAGAGAATATGTAAATATCTTCAAGATAGGCCACCAGCTATTTACAGTTGAAGGGCCCCGTGTAATCGAGATGATTCATAAAAAGGGATGCAGAGTATTTCTTGACCTTAAATATCACGACATACCAAATACTGTTGCAAAGGCAGGAGCAGTCGCTACCCGTATGGGGGTATTTATGTTTAATCTCCACACTCTCGGTGGAACAGAGATGATGCAGAGGTGTAAAGATGCTGTGGTTGAGACATCACTAAAACTCGGAACACAGAGACCGTTGGTTACAGGTGTGACCATACTCACGAGCATAGAGCAAGAGACATTGAATGAATTAGGTATGCCTTTATCTGTGAAGGAACAAGTTAAACATCTCTCGGCAATGGCTTACAGAGCAGGTCTTGATGGTGTTGTTGCATCACCACAGGAGGTAAGAATGATAAAGGATTATCTTGGCGAAGGATTTCTGGTAGTTACGCCTGGGATTCGTACTGGAAATCTACAATTAAAAAGAGGTAATGCTGTTGATGACCAGAAGAGAGTCATGTCTGTTAGGGATGCCATAGATGCAGGCGCTGATTATATAGTAGTCGGACGCCCTATCATAGAGGCAGACGACCCTGTAGAGGCAACAAAAAAGATACTAAAAGAGATTCTTCACCCTTCCTCGTCATTCTGA
- the pyrE gene encoding orotate phosphoribosyltransferase, producing the protein MKGKIMIAKEKILDILFENNALLKGHFLLSSGLHSPNYLQCALVLQHPEYAEMLCREIAQLFKDKKIDLVTAPALGGIIVAHEVAKALKCRAIFAERVEGILTLRRGFSIKSGERVLIVEDVITTGGSTRETIDVVKRNGGIVVGVGCLIDRSGGNADVSVPYKSLVSFPIPTYTPETCPQCKSGGIPVKPGSRG; encoded by the coding sequence ATGAAAGGCAAGATAATGATAGCAAAAGAGAAGATCTTAGATATTCTTTTTGAAAATAATGCCCTACTTAAAGGACATTTTCTACTGAGTTCAGGACTTCATAGCCCTAACTACCTACAGTGTGCCCTTGTACTTCAGCATCCTGAGTATGCCGAGATGCTCTGCAGAGAGATTGCGCAATTATTCAAAGATAAAAAGATAGACCTTGTTACTGCACCTGCCCTTGGAGGTATCATAGTTGCACATGAAGTGGCAAAAGCATTAAAATGTAGGGCGATATTTGCTGAAAGAGTGGAGGGTATACTCACTCTAAGAAGGGGATTTTCTATAAAAAGTGGTGAACGTGTGCTTATAGTAGAAGATGTTATAACAACAGGAGGTTCTACAAGGGAGACAATAGATGTTGTTAAAAGAAATGGTGGGATTGTTGTTGGAGTGGGATGTCTGATAGACAGAAGTGGTGGCAATGCAGATGTCAGTGTTCCATATAAGTCATTGGTTTCTTTCCCTATACCTACATATACCCCGGAGACATGCCCCCAATGCAAAAGTGGGGGTATCCCTGTAAAACCCGGTAGCAGAGGGTAA
- a CDS encoding DUF2442 domain-containing protein, with product MSTLVGKTSEAMASTIWFDPNMMHIRLIDGREISVPLEWFPKLRDATEEQRKRYRLIGRGVGIHWEDLNEDISISALLKG from the coding sequence ATGAGTACTTTGGTCGGTAAAACCTCTGAGGCAATGGCATCTACTATATGGTTTGACCCCAATATGATGCATATTCGTCTTATAGATGGAAGAGAAATCAGCGTGCCTCTTGAGTGGTTTCCAAAATTAAGGGATGCAACTGAGGAACAGAGAAAAAGATATCGGCTTATTGGTAGAGGTGTTGGAATCCATTGGGAAGACTTGAATGAAGACATCTCCATATCTGCTTTATTGAAAGGGTAG
- a CDS encoding phosphoglycerate kinase: protein MNLQNLDKRLPLIHEADINEKIVLVRFDHNVVKNGIVRDPYRIDRTLGTLYSIVERGGRPILMTHVGRPKDKKTGEIRCSPAESVEPIVEYLEHKLHTKFYIPKFNIDPQKGIMDIDTSINLAIKNLRDRKIGGIYLPNTRWFQGEEAEGSPRERFSLQLAGLADIYINDAFGSWQPHASTYDITRYLPSYAGFLMQQEIENLSRIMNPERPFVAVVAGAKYDTKIGPLYAIYDKVDSLILGGVIYNTYICAKYGIFIEGIPERDIGAAKDLVDMDREKGKIVELPYIVESGTMDGKIEGKFRTISIKDFKEGKKYGFILDIDPRSFEDKKVSETIATARTIFVNAVMGFTPHFTAGSEALDRTIDENTVALKMYGGGDTLQEFKNLCPGLYLSVMDNAQYYFFTGGGTVLTAIEQGSPYGLKPVEALIQNAQRAVSERI, encoded by the coding sequence ATGAACTTACAAAATCTCGATAAAAGACTCCCACTTATCCATGAGGCTGACATTAATGAAAAGATTGTCCTCGTCAGGTTTGATCACAATGTTGTAAAGAATGGCATTGTGAGAGACCCTTACAGGATTGACAGGACACTTGGCACCCTCTATAGCATCGTTGAACGTGGAGGGCGACCAATCCTCATGACCCATGTGGGAAGACCCAAAGATAAAAAGACAGGTGAGATAAGGTGCAGCCCTGCGGAATCTGTAGAGCCCATAGTTGAGTATCTCGAACACAAACTCCACACAAAATTTTATATACCAAAATTTAATATTGACCCACAGAAAGGGATAATGGATATTGACACCTCTATTAACCTTGCTATAAAAAACCTGCGTGATAGAAAGATTGGAGGTATATATCTTCCAAATACGAGGTGGTTTCAGGGCGAGGAAGCAGAAGGCTCTCCGAGGGAGAGATTTTCTCTTCAGCTTGCAGGACTTGCAGATATCTATATAAACGATGCCTTTGGTTCCTGGCAGCCCCATGCCTCAACTTATGACATAACAAGATACCTTCCTTCCTATGCAGGTTTCCTCATGCAGCAGGAGATAGAGAACCTGAGTCGCATCATGAACCCTGAGAGACCCTTTGTTGCGGTGGTTGCTGGAGCAAAATACGACACCAAAATAGGTCCCCTCTATGCAATATACGATAAGGTAGATAGTTTAATCCTTGGAGGTGTCATCTACAATACATACATTTGCGCCAAGTATGGTATCTTCATCGAGGGAATTCCTGAAAGAGACATAGGAGCAGCAAAAGACCTTGTGGATATGGACAGGGAAAAAGGCAAGATTGTGGAGCTTCCCTACATCGTTGAATCTGGTACAATGGATGGAAAGATCGAAGGAAAATTCAGAACTATATCCATCAAAGATTTCAAAGAGGGCAAGAAATATGGTTTTATTCTTGATATTGACCCGAGATCTTTTGAAGATAAAAAGGTTTCAGAAACTATAGCCACTGCGAGAACCATCTTTGTCAATGCAGTGATGGGATTCACTCCACACTTCACAGCTGGCTCTGAGGCACTTGACAGAACCATAGATGAGAATACTGTTGCCCTGAAGATGTATGGAGGTGGAGATACCCTCCAGGAGTTCAAGAACCTCTGTCCTGGTCTTTATCTTTCTGTTATGGATAATGCACAATACTATTTCTTTACAGGTGGAGGAACTGTCCTTACCGCTATAGAACAAGGAAGTCCTTATGGATTAAAACCAGTAGAGGCATTAATTCAAAATGCACAGCGAGCGGTTAGCGAACGAATATGA
- the ilvE gene encoding branched-chain-amino-acid transaminase, which translates to MIIYLNGELVERKDAVVSVFDHGFLYGDGIYETLRAYNGRVFMLDEHIERLFRSASLIKLHLPLSKEEISTAVYITLSANGLKDAYIRITVSRGMGEIGLDPDLCPIPTIVIIARELKGYPEELYEKGIKITIVNVMRNHRDALNPQIKSLNFLNNILAKIEAKDKGAYEGVMLNIDGHLTEGTITNIFFIKDRRLLTPSIDAGILDGITRGIVLKIAREKGMETVEGLFHPEDLYTADEVFITNSTIEILPAIVVDNRKIKDGFPGLITMCLLKIYREVVAESPL; encoded by the coding sequence ATGATCATATATCTTAATGGTGAACTTGTGGAGAGAAAAGATGCTGTGGTCTCTGTCTTTGACCATGGGTTTCTTTACGGTGATGGTATATACGAGACCCTGAGAGCCTACAATGGGAGGGTATTTATGCTTGATGAACACATTGAGAGACTTTTTCGCTCTGCCTCACTCATAAAACTACATCTCCCATTATCTAAAGAGGAAATCAGCACTGCAGTGTATATTACACTCTCTGCCAATGGTCTTAAGGACGCATATATAAGGATTACGGTATCAAGAGGTATGGGTGAAATAGGGCTCGATCCAGATTTATGCCCGATCCCAACTATTGTAATAATAGCGAGAGAACTCAAAGGGTATCCAGAAGAACTCTATGAAAAGGGTATAAAGATAACTATTGTAAATGTCATGAGAAATCACAGAGATGCCCTCAATCCACAGATAAAGTCCCTTAATTTTTTAAATAACATCCTTGCAAAGATAGAGGCAAAGGATAAAGGTGCATACGAAGGGGTTATGCTTAATATAGATGGGCATCTGACAGAGGGGACAATAACCAATATATTCTTCATCAAGGATAGAAGGCTATTAACCCCCTCAATAGATGCGGGGATACTTGATGGTATAACACGGGGGATAGTTTTGAAGATAGCAAGAGAAAAAGGTATGGAGACTGTTGAGGGATTGTTTCACCCTGAAGACCTCTATACAGCAGACGAGGTATTCATCACGAACTCAACGATTGAGATACTTCCTGCGATAGTGGTTGATAACAGAAAAATCAAGGATGGGTTTCCGGGTTTAATAACCATGTGTCTGCTAAAGATCTACAGGGAAGTTGTTGCAGAAAGCCCCCTGTAG
- the polX gene encoding DNA polymerase/3'-5' exonuclease PolX — MKNREVVEIFNGIADLLEIMGENPFRIRAYRKAAQNIEALSRDVAEVSEKEGELEQIPGIGKDLAQKIREIISTGRLQYYEDIKKEVPSELVDMLSVPGLGPKTAKLFYERLNIKSIEELEEMASSHRLAGLPGIKEKTEENILRGIQMLKRGKERQPLGRVLPVALDILDRLKMCKEVERISLAGSLRRMKDTIRDIDILATSNHPERVMKVFVNLPQIREVLAHGQTKSSIVTHEGLQVDLRVVEKDSYGAALAYFTGSKTHNIRVREMAMKRGLKINEYGIFREDTGKKIGGKEEEDIFRVIGLPYIPPELREDTGEIEAAQNRRLPDLLELSDIKGDLHVHSKWSDGAHTFEELVAGAIKRGYQYLAITDHSKSLGIARGMTDEDIIKQKGEIYEINKRLRGFRLLAGIEVNIRGDGSLDYTDDILARLDIVVAAIHSGFKQSKEQLTSRIIKAIRNPHVDVIAHPTGRLLGERDAYEVDMGEILREAKKHNTTLEINAYPLRLDLNDTYCKRAKELGVPLIISTDAHIINQLDYMNSGVSVARRGWLEKGDILNTLPAERLMAWLKK; from the coding sequence ATGAAGAACCGTGAGGTTGTAGAGATATTCAATGGTATTGCAGACCTGCTTGAGATAATGGGTGAAAACCCTTTCAGGATAAGGGCGTACAGGAAGGCAGCACAAAACATAGAGGCATTATCAAGAGATGTTGCTGAGGTCTCTGAGAAAGAAGGGGAGCTTGAACAGATACCAGGTATAGGTAAAGACCTTGCACAAAAGATAAGGGAGATAATCTCGACAGGGAGGCTTCAATACTACGAAGATATCAAAAAAGAGGTTCCATCCGAGCTGGTTGACATGCTTTCTGTCCCAGGACTTGGACCGAAAACAGCAAAGCTCTTTTATGAAAGACTGAATATAAAGAGCATCGAAGAACTCGAAGAGATGGCTTCATCACACAGGCTTGCAGGACTGCCGGGGATAAAAGAAAAGACAGAAGAGAACATACTCCGTGGTATTCAGATGCTAAAGAGAGGGAAGGAGCGACAGCCTCTCGGCAGGGTTCTGCCAGTCGCACTGGATATACTCGATAGATTAAAAATGTGTAAAGAGGTTGAACGGATTTCTCTTGCTGGCAGTCTTAGAAGAATGAAGGATACCATAAGGGATATAGATATCCTTGCTACATCAAACCACCCAGAGAGGGTAATGAAGGTGTTTGTTAACCTCCCTCAGATAAGAGAGGTTCTTGCGCATGGGCAGACAAAGTCCTCAATCGTGACACATGAAGGTTTACAGGTAGATTTGAGGGTTGTTGAAAAAGACAGCTATGGTGCTGCACTTGCCTACTTTACGGGTTCAAAGACGCATAATATACGTGTCAGAGAGATGGCTATGAAGAGAGGTTTGAAGATAAATGAGTATGGTATATTCAGAGAGGATACAGGGAAGAAAATCGGTGGGAAAGAAGAGGAAGATATATTCAGGGTAATAGGATTACCCTACATACCACCTGAGCTAAGGGAAGATACTGGTGAGATAGAGGCTGCTCAAAATAGGAGACTACCAGATTTACTTGAACTATCTGATATAAAAGGAGACCTCCATGTACACAGCAAGTGGAGTGATGGGGCGCATACCTTTGAAGAACTTGTGGCAGGGGCGATTAAAAGGGGTTATCAATACCTTGCTATTACAGATCACTCCAAGTCCTTAGGTATAGCGAGAGGTATGACAGATGAGGACATTATAAAGCAGAAAGGTGAGATATACGAGATAAATAAACGGCTGAGGGGCTTTAGACTGCTTGCCGGTATAGAGGTGAATATCAGAGGAGATGGATCGCTTGACTATACGGATGACATCCTTGCCAGGCTTGATATAGTTGTGGCTGCGATCCATTCTGGCTTCAAGCAGTCAAAGGAACAACTCACATCACGGATCATAAAGGCTATAAGGAATCCACATGTTGATGTTATAGCTCATCCTACTGGAAGGCTTTTAGGTGAAAGGGATGCCTATGAGGTAGACATGGGGGAGATATTAAGAGAGGCAAAGAAACACAACACCACCCTTGAGATAAATGCATACCCGTTGAGGCTGGATCTTAACGATACATATTGCAAGAGGGCGAAAGAACTTGGTGTCCCGTTGATTATCTCTACTGACGCCCATATCATAAATCAGCTCGATTATATGAATAGTGGAGTATCTGTTGCAAGGAGGGGTTGGCTTGAAAAGGGTGATATACTCAATACCCTTCCAGCTGAAAGGTTGATGGCGTGGCTAAAAAAATAA
- a CDS encoding AAA family ATPase, with protein sequence MYEEFFGLRESPFNLTPDPRFLFLSPKHEEALSNILYGINEKKGFILLTGEIGTGKTTLCRKLLHSFDSTVRSALILNPNLTTIEILQAINQDFGIPLQDGLKKRLIDDLNTFLLDAHSEDKNVVLIIDEAQDLSPDALEQIRLLSNLETEKEKLLQIVLVGQPELNEKLKTPQLKQLNQRIAVRYHLQPLNKKETEEYINRRIQIAGGDFSFPKQSVKKIYKFSGGVPRLINLVCDRALLAAYASSKRLRNKLIEEAIAELQGKKITYRDRVGLRPILAVPVIIILLTAALTFKENINIDISGIEKFYYKTTAFVSSILNKEEGKGKQDQAEKMTIIEGFDKDGIFRVNKEEDSPKAVVFTLLKQWDIKISDLMPLWKKPIDNPLSAADRFGFGSYTFPLSMERLKKIDLPCIIELIDDKENFHPVVAAAIRSDDVVIFDPLYGKKQYKKDELEKRWSGKGITLWSKIDGIELPFEPKEGTQSVKKLQELLKKAGYFPYEPTGTRIQRTIRALNEFQKANGIKEDGYLGPETIVFLSRINSNKKMPRLTRVE encoded by the coding sequence ATGTATGAAGAGTTTTTTGGACTCAGAGAGTCACCTTTTAATCTCACACCTGACCCACGATTCCTGTTTCTGAGTCCAAAGCACGAAGAGGCACTATCCAATATACTCTATGGAATAAATGAGAAAAAGGGGTTTATTTTACTTACAGGAGAGATCGGAACAGGAAAGACTACGCTCTGCCGCAAGCTCTTACACTCATTCGACAGCACTGTTCGCAGTGCATTGATACTCAACCCAAATCTTACAACCATAGAGATTCTACAGGCTATAAATCAGGACTTCGGCATACCACTACAGGATGGGCTTAAAAAGAGACTTATAGATGATCTCAATACCTTTCTCCTCGATGCACACTCTGAGGACAAAAATGTCGTATTAATAATAGACGAGGCACAGGACCTTTCACCGGATGCCTTAGAACAGATCAGACTACTCAGTAACCTTGAGACCGAGAAGGAAAAACTACTCCAGATAGTCCTTGTAGGACAGCCTGAACTCAATGAAAAGCTAAAAACGCCACAATTAAAACAGTTAAATCAGAGGATAGCCGTCCGGTATCACCTGCAACCACTAAATAAAAAAGAAACGGAGGAATACATAAACAGAAGGATACAGATCGCCGGTGGAGACTTTTCATTTCCAAAGCAATCGGTAAAAAAGATATATAAGTTCAGTGGTGGGGTACCACGCTTGATAAACCTTGTCTGTGATAGGGCGCTACTTGCTGCATACGCATCTTCAAAAAGGCTGAGAAATAAATTGATCGAAGAGGCTATAGCAGAATTGCAAGGTAAAAAGATAACATATAGAGATAGAGTAGGACTCAGACCTATTCTCGCCGTTCCTGTTATAATAATACTTCTTACTGCAGCTCTTACATTCAAAGAAAATATAAATATTGATATCAGTGGCATAGAAAAGTTTTATTATAAGACTACAGCATTTGTGAGTTCTATTTTAAATAAAGAAGAAGGTAAAGGAAAGCAGGATCAAGCAGAAAAGATGACTATCATTGAAGGATTCGATAAAGATGGAATATTCAGGGTAAATAAGGAAGAAGACTCACCGAAGGCAGTTGTATTCACGCTACTTAAACAATGGGATATAAAGATTTCAGACCTTATGCCTCTGTGGAAAAAACCTATAGATAATCCTCTATCTGCTGCAGACCGTTTTGGTTTTGGTTCATATACTTTTCCTTTATCCATGGAGCGATTAAAAAAGATAGATTTGCCGTGTATAATAGAACTTATAGACGATAAGGAAAATTTTCATCCTGTTGTTGCTGCTGCAATAAGAAGTGATGATGTGGTCATATTTGACCCTCTCTATGGCAAAAAACAATATAAAAAAGATGAATTAGAGAAAAGGTGGAGCGGTAAGGGTATTACCTTATGGAGTAAGATAGATGGAATCGAACTTCCATTTGAACCGAAGGAAGGAACCCAATCGGTAAAAAAACTCCAGGAGTTACTAAAGAAGGCTGGATACTTTCCATACGAACCTACTGGGACAAGGATTCAAAGAACAATCCGAGCACTTAATGAGTTTCAGAAAGCCAATGGGATAAAGGAAGATGGATACCTGGGACCAGAGACTATAGTTTTTCTCTCAAGGATTAATTCGAATAAGAAGATGCCGCGATTAACCAGGGTTGAATAA